A window of Paraburkholderia bryophila contains these coding sequences:
- a CDS encoding IclR family transcriptional regulator produces the protein MSQALPPSSAVPASADPAPDKPGDSYVQSFARGLAVIRAFNATRPEQTLTDVATATGLTRAGARRILLTLQTLGYVEAEGRLFRLTPKILDLGFAYLTSMPFWNLAEPVMEGLSAQVHESCSAAVLDRTEIVYVLRVPTHKIMTINLSIGSRLPAYCTSMGRVLLAALDDDALEATLSSAPLYAHTPRTVTDKEELKKLIAQVRRQGWAIVDQELEGGLISLSAPIRNRQGRVIAAMNISGNAQRNSAKQMVKAFLEPLQQAAQTVSEMVARRG, from the coding sequence ATGAGCCAAGCCCTGCCGCCGTCTTCCGCCGTTCCTGCCAGCGCCGATCCGGCCCCGGACAAACCGGGCGACTCGTATGTGCAGTCGTTCGCCCGGGGCCTCGCGGTGATTCGCGCGTTCAACGCCACGCGTCCGGAACAGACGCTCACCGACGTCGCCACCGCCACCGGCCTGACGCGCGCCGGCGCGCGCCGGATTCTGCTGACCCTGCAGACGCTCGGCTACGTGGAAGCCGAAGGCCGCCTGTTCCGCCTCACGCCGAAGATCCTCGACCTCGGCTTCGCGTACCTGACCTCGATGCCGTTCTGGAATCTCGCCGAACCAGTCATGGAAGGCCTGTCCGCGCAAGTCCACGAAAGCTGCTCGGCGGCCGTGCTCGATCGCACCGAGATCGTCTACGTGCTGCGCGTGCCGACGCACAAGATCATGACGATCAACCTGTCGATCGGCAGCCGCTTGCCGGCGTACTGCACGTCGATGGGCCGCGTGCTGCTGGCCGCACTCGACGACGACGCGCTCGAAGCCACACTGAGCTCCGCGCCGCTCTACGCGCACACGCCGCGCACGGTCACCGACAAGGAAGAGCTGAAGAAACTGATCGCGCAGGTGCGTCGCCAAGGGTGGGCGATCGTCGATCAGGAACTGGAAGGCGGGCTGATTTCGCTGTCCGCGCCGATTCGCAACCGCCAGGGCCGCGTGATCGCGGCGATGAATATCAGCGGCAACGCCCAGCGCAATTCGGCGAAGCAGATGGTGAAGGCGTTTCTGGAGCCGTTGCAGCAGGCTGCGCAGACCGTATCGGAGATGGTGGCGCGGCGCGGGTGA
- the otnK gene encoding 3-oxo-tetronate kinase, protein MTATSRRALLGCIADDFTGATDLANMLVRGGMRTVQSIGVPTSAESADTFAADALVVALKSRTIPAADAVAQSLAALDWLRAQGCRQFLFKYCSTFDSTDAGNIGPVTDALLDALSGENRAGALTIACPAFPENGRTIFRGHLFVGDTLLNASGMENHPLTPMRDANLVHVLQRQTRSQVGLVRYNTVAEGVSAVREAFDALRAQGVRMAIVDALSDADLYTLGAACAEFPLITGGSGIALGLPGNFREAGLLDDHADAAQLPRVEGLSAVLAGSASKATNAQVAAWRETRPAYRVDPLAVARGEAVVEQALAFAQPYLEHAEPVLIYATATPDEVKAVQRELGVNQAGHLVEATLASIARGLRERGVRKFVVAGGETSGAVVQALDVHTLRIGAQIDPGVPATVATATDSEPLALALKSGNFGTTDFFAKALRHLDGAAS, encoded by the coding sequence ATGACTGCCACTTCACGCCGCGCGCTGCTCGGTTGCATCGCCGACGACTTCACCGGCGCCACTGATCTCGCCAACATGCTGGTGCGCGGCGGCATGCGCACCGTGCAGAGCATTGGCGTGCCGACGTCGGCGGAATCGGCCGACACTTTCGCGGCCGATGCGCTGGTGGTCGCGCTGAAATCGCGCACGATTCCCGCCGCCGACGCGGTCGCGCAATCGCTCGCCGCGCTCGACTGGTTGCGCGCGCAAGGATGCCGCCAGTTTCTTTTCAAATACTGCTCGACCTTCGATTCGACCGATGCCGGCAATATCGGCCCGGTCACGGACGCGTTGCTGGACGCGTTGTCCGGCGAGAACCGCGCGGGCGCATTGACGATCGCCTGTCCGGCGTTTCCCGAGAACGGCCGGACGATCTTTCGCGGCCATCTGTTTGTGGGAGACACGCTGCTCAACGCGTCGGGCATGGAAAACCATCCGCTCACGCCGATGCGCGACGCCAACCTGGTCCATGTGCTGCAACGGCAGACCCGCTCGCAAGTCGGCCTGGTGCGTTACAACACCGTGGCCGAAGGCGTGTCGGCCGTGCGCGAAGCCTTCGACGCGTTGCGCGCGCAGGGCGTGCGAATGGCAATCGTCGACGCGCTGTCCGACGCCGACCTCTACACGCTCGGCGCGGCGTGCGCCGAGTTCCCGCTGATCACCGGCGGTTCGGGCATCGCGCTGGGCTTGCCGGGCAATTTCCGCGAGGCGGGGCTGCTCGACGATCATGCCGACGCGGCCCAGTTGCCGCGTGTGGAAGGCTTGTCGGCGGTGCTGGCCGGCAGCGCGTCGAAGGCGACCAACGCCCAGGTGGCGGCATGGCGCGAGACACGGCCCGCGTATCGCGTCGATCCGCTCGCGGTGGCGCGCGGCGAGGCGGTGGTCGAGCAGGCGCTGGCCTTTGCGCAGCCCTACCTTGAACACGCCGAGCCGGTGCTGATCTACGCCACCGCCACGCCCGACGAAGTCAAAGCGGTGCAGCGCGAACTCGGCGTCAATCAGGCGGGACATCTGGTCGAGGCGACGCTGGCTTCGATCGCGCGCGGCTTGCGCGAGCGCGGCGTGCGCAAGTTCGTGGTGGCGGGCGGCGAGACATCGGGCGCGGTGGTGCAGGCGCTCGACGTGCACACGCTGCGCATCGGCGCGCAAATCGATCCGGGCGTGCCGGCCACCGTTGCAACGGCAACCGATTCCGAACCGCTCGCTCTCGCACTGAAATCCGGCAACTTCGGCACAACCGATTTCTTCGCCAAAGCGCTGCGTCATCTCGACGGAGCCGCGTCGTGA
- the otnC gene encoding 3-oxo-tetronate 4-phosphate decarboxylase, translating to MTGTPALLITNEARVREEICATGASLYQRGYTVGTAGNISARLDDGWLITPTDACLGRLDPADIAKVDLDGHAVSGGRPSKTLALHRGIYARNGEARGIVHTHSTHLVALTLAGVWSEADVLPPITPYYVMKVGHVPLIRYRRPGDPQVAEQIAALADRVRAVLLERLGPVVWERSVAQAAYALEELEETARLWLMTNPRPAPLGEAALDELRAVFGARW from the coding sequence GTGACCGGCACGCCCGCGCTGCTCATCACGAACGAAGCCCGTGTGCGGGAGGAAATCTGTGCGACCGGCGCGAGTCTGTATCAGCGCGGCTACACGGTCGGCACGGCCGGCAATATCAGCGCGCGGCTCGACGACGGCTGGCTGATTACGCCGACCGACGCCTGTCTCGGCCGGCTCGATCCGGCCGACATCGCCAAGGTCGATCTGGACGGTCACGCGGTGTCGGGCGGCCGGCCGTCGAAGACACTGGCGCTGCATCGCGGCATCTATGCCCGCAATGGCGAGGCGCGCGGCATCGTCCATACGCATTCGACGCATCTGGTCGCGTTGACGCTGGCAGGCGTCTGGAGCGAGGCCGACGTGCTGCCGCCGATCACGCCGTACTACGTGATGAAAGTGGGCCACGTCCCGCTGATACGCTACCGTCGGCCGGGCGATCCGCAGGTGGCGGAGCAGATCGCCGCGCTGGCCGATCGGGTTCGCGCGGTGCTGCTCGAACGGCTTGGACCGGTGGTGTGGGAGCGCTCGGTCGCGCAGGCCGCATACGCGCTTGAAGAACTCGAAGAGACCGCGCGCCTGTGGTTGATGACGAATCCGCGGCCGGCGCCGCTGGGCGAAGCCGCGCTCGACGAACTGCGCGCTGTGTTCGGGGCGCGCTGGTAG
- the otnI gene encoding 2-oxo-tetronate isomerase — MPRFAANLTMMYNEHAFLDRFAAAAKDGFDAVEFLFPYEFRADEIKARLDAHGLTQALFNAPPGDWAAGERGLASLPGREDEFHRGIDTALDYARVIGNNKLHVMAGLIGADQPRPQHRDVYLRNLAHAAQAAQAEGILIVIEPINLRDMPGFFLNRQDDAQAICAEVGAPNLKVQFDCYHCQIVEGDLAVKLKRDMAGIGHIQIAGVPERHEPDSGELNYPYLLELIDALGYDGYIGCEYRPRAGTSAGLGWLKPYLDAAAR, encoded by the coding sequence ATGCCCCGTTTCGCCGCGAACCTGACGATGATGTACAACGAACACGCGTTCCTCGACCGCTTCGCCGCCGCGGCGAAAGACGGCTTCGACGCGGTCGAGTTTCTGTTTCCCTACGAGTTTCGCGCCGACGAGATCAAGGCGCGGCTCGACGCCCACGGTCTGACCCAGGCGCTCTTCAATGCGCCGCCCGGCGACTGGGCGGCGGGCGAGCGCGGCCTCGCGTCGCTGCCGGGCCGCGAGGACGAATTTCACCGCGGCATCGACACGGCGCTCGACTACGCGCGGGTTATCGGCAATAACAAACTGCATGTGATGGCCGGCCTGATCGGCGCCGATCAGCCGCGCCCGCAGCATCGCGACGTGTATCTGCGCAATCTCGCGCATGCCGCGCAGGCGGCGCAAGCCGAAGGGATTCTGATCGTGATCGAGCCCATCAACCTGCGCGATATGCCGGGCTTCTTTCTGAACCGCCAGGACGACGCGCAGGCGATTTGCGCGGAAGTGGGCGCGCCGAATCTGAAGGTGCAGTTCGACTGTTACCACTGCCAGATCGTCGAAGGCGACCTCGCGGTGAAACTCAAACGCGACATGGCCGGCATCGGCCACATTCAGATCGCGGGCGTGCCGGAGCGCCACGAGCCCGATAGCGGCGAACTGAACTACCCGTATCTGCTGGAATTGATCGACGCGCTCGGTTACGACGGCTACATCGGCTGCGAATACCGGCCGCGCGCGGGGACGTCAGCGGGGCTCGGCTGGCTCAAGCCTTATCTGGACGCCGCCGCCCGCTAA
- the denD gene encoding D-erythronate dehydrogenase produces MKVLITGGAGFLGQRLARELLARGALKDAQGVPQALTELVLLDVARGDDFGDPRVRTEVGDIAERSVLERAIDEKTTTIFHLAAIVSGQAEADFDLGMRINLDAPRLLLEICRQRGHRPRVVFTSSVAVYGGDLPEVVQNDTALNPQSSYGAQKAIAELLLNDYSRRGFVDGRVLRLPTISVRPGKPNAAASSFASGIIREPLNGATAVCPVAGATRLWLLSPRKAIESLIAGLELDAAALGNQRVLNLPGISVSVDEMVAALREVAGDAVVQRIVWEPDARVEKIVGSWPGRWDTSRAERLGLSGERSFAEVIRSYIADERIAIH; encoded by the coding sequence ATGAAGGTTCTGATAACCGGCGGCGCGGGTTTTCTCGGTCAGCGGCTCGCCCGTGAACTGCTCGCGCGCGGTGCGTTGAAGGACGCGCAAGGCGTGCCGCAAGCGCTCACCGAACTGGTGCTGCTCGACGTGGCGCGCGGCGACGATTTCGGCGATCCGCGCGTGCGCACGGAAGTGGGCGATATCGCGGAGCGCAGCGTGCTCGAGCGTGCGATCGACGAGAAAACCACGACGATTTTCCATCTCGCCGCGATCGTCAGCGGCCAGGCCGAAGCGGATTTCGATCTCGGCATGCGCATCAATCTGGACGCGCCGCGCCTGCTGCTGGAGATCTGCCGCCAACGCGGGCACCGGCCGCGCGTGGTGTTCACGAGTTCGGTCGCGGTGTATGGCGGCGATCTGCCCGAAGTCGTGCAGAACGACACCGCGTTGAATCCGCAGTCGTCGTACGGCGCGCAGAAGGCGATCGCGGAGTTGCTGCTCAACGACTATTCGCGGCGCGGTTTCGTCGACGGCCGGGTGTTGCGGCTGCCGACCATCAGCGTGCGGCCGGGCAAGCCGAATGCGGCGGCGTCGTCGTTCGCGAGCGGCATCATTCGCGAGCCGTTGAACGGTGCAACGGCCGTGTGCCCCGTTGCCGGCGCGACGCGCTTGTGGCTGCTGTCGCCGCGCAAGGCGATCGAGAGCCTGATCGCCGGGCTCGAACTCGACGCCGCCGCGCTCGGCAACCAGCGCGTGCTGAATCTGCCGGGGATTTCGGTGAGCGTCGACGAGATGGTCGCCGCGCTGCGCGAGGTCGCGGGCGACGCCGTCGTCCAGCGGATCGTGTGGGAGCCGGATGCGCGGGTGGAAAAAATCGTCGGCAGTTGGCCGGGGCGGTGGGATACGTCGCGCGCCGAACGACTGGGCCTGAGCGGCGAGCGCAGTTTCGCCGAGGTGATCCGCAGCTACATCGCCGACGAGCGCATCGCGATCCACTGA
- the pcaF gene encoding 3-oxoadipyl-CoA thiolase: protein MTEAFLCDAIRTPIGRYAGSLSSVRADDLGAVPLKALMERSQEVDWSAVDDVIYGCANQAGEDNRNVARMSLLLAGLPKDVPGSTVNRLCGSGMDAVGIAARAIKSGEAALMLAGGVESMSRAPFVMGKATSAFSRQADIFDTTIGWRFVNPLMKQLYGVDSMPETGENVATDYGISRADQDAFALRSQQKAARAQRDGTLAQEIVGVTIAQKKGDPVTVLQDEHPRETSLETLAKLKGVVRPDGTVTAGNASGVNDGAAALLLANEETARRFGLTPRARVLGIATAGVAPRVMGIGPAPATQKLLARLNMRIDQFDVIELNEAFASQGLAVLRALGVADDDARVNPNGGAIALGHPLGMSGARLVTTAMYQLHRTQGRFALCTMCIGVGQGIAIAIERV, encoded by the coding sequence ATGACCGAAGCATTCCTGTGCGACGCGATTCGCACCCCCATCGGCCGCTATGCGGGTTCGCTGTCGTCGGTTCGCGCCGACGATCTGGGCGCGGTGCCGCTCAAAGCGCTGATGGAGCGCAGCCAGGAGGTCGACTGGAGCGCGGTCGACGACGTGATCTACGGCTGCGCGAACCAGGCGGGCGAAGACAACCGCAACGTCGCGCGCATGTCGCTGCTGCTGGCCGGTTTGCCGAAAGACGTGCCGGGTTCGACGGTGAACCGCCTGTGCGGTTCGGGCATGGACGCGGTGGGGATCGCCGCGCGCGCGATCAAATCGGGCGAGGCGGCGTTGATGCTGGCGGGCGGTGTGGAAAGCATGAGCCGCGCGCCGTTCGTGATGGGCAAGGCGACCAGCGCGTTCTCGCGCCAGGCCGACATCTTCGACACTACGATCGGCTGGCGCTTCGTCAACCCGCTGATGAAGCAGCTCTATGGCGTCGATTCGATGCCGGAAACCGGCGAAAACGTCGCGACGGATTACGGCATCAGCCGCGCCGATCAGGACGCGTTCGCGCTGCGCAGCCAGCAGAAGGCCGCTCGCGCGCAACGCGACGGCACGCTCGCGCAGGAAATCGTCGGCGTGACGATCGCGCAGAAGAAAGGCGATCCGGTCACGGTGTTGCAGGACGAGCATCCGCGCGAGACCAGCCTGGAAACGCTCGCGAAACTCAAAGGCGTGGTGCGGCCGGACGGCACGGTGACGGCGGGCAACGCGTCGGGCGTGAATGACGGCGCGGCGGCGCTGCTGCTCGCGAATGAGGAAACCGCCCGGCGCTTCGGCCTCACCCCGCGCGCCCGTGTGCTCGGCATCGCGACGGCCGGCGTCGCGCCGCGCGTGATGGGCATCGGCCCGGCGCCCGCCACGCAAAAGTTGCTGGCGCGGCTGAACATGCGCATCGATCAATTCGACGTGATCGAACTGAACGAGGCGTTCGCGTCGCAGGGGCTCGCCGTGTTGCGCGCACTCGGTGTTGCCGACGACGACGCACGCGTGAATCCGAACGGCGGCGCGATTGCGCTTGGCCATCCGCTGGGGATGAGCGGCGCGCGTCTGGTGACCACCGCGATGTATCAACTGCATCGCACGCAAGGCCGCTTCGCGCTGTGCACGATGTGTATCGGCGTCGGCCAGGGCATTGCGATCGCGATTGAACGCGTGTGA
- a CDS encoding DUF535 family protein, which translates to MTTVSNQTARSPWFARVQASFAAIQQAAHALYPGTTLFHRWRRARLWLRSLVSWRSTQVWLNRCAISPLRDLVQRHPTALERMHRPFLHSRFSPRERLAASLDHQGLTQQRVPLLAARIAATGSAEIASFTIGAERWYVSLESIEQFQKEGDWTLCIRDGRDQRVVSCTFSLAYLGGKVRRPRLCIGSVQGPDRTVNGRELFRALTKRWHGLRPKVLVIYLAQCVAASLNAGGTFIVSKQAHIYANWRYCLRKRRVAADYDGLSLECGALARWNGWFVLAPPLRYLAEHQGADTGNALKRKRYALRTALTAQIRMSVATSRAN; encoded by the coding sequence ATGACGACCGTTTCCAACCAGACCGCCCGCTCGCCGTGGTTCGCGCGAGTCCAGGCTTCCTTCGCGGCGATTCAGCAAGCCGCCCACGCCCTTTACCCCGGCACCACTCTGTTTCACCGTTGGCGGCGCGCGCGCCTGTGGTTGCGCTCGCTGGTGTCCTGGCGTTCCACCCAGGTCTGGCTGAACCGGTGCGCGATTTCGCCGTTGCGCGACCTGGTGCAACGTCATCCTACCGCGCTAGAACGGATGCACCGGCCGTTTCTGCACAGCCGCTTCAGTCCGCGCGAGCGACTGGCGGCGAGCCTCGATCATCAGGGGCTGACCCAGCAGCGTGTACCGCTACTCGCCGCGCGGATCGCCGCGACCGGCTCGGCGGAGATCGCGTCGTTCACGATCGGCGCGGAGCGCTGGTATGTGTCGCTGGAGTCGATCGAACAGTTTCAGAAGGAAGGCGACTGGACCTTGTGCATTCGCGACGGACGCGACCAGCGCGTCGTGTCCTGTACCTTCAGCCTCGCGTATCTCGGCGGCAAGGTACGGCGGCCGCGCCTCTGCATCGGCTCGGTGCAAGGCCCCGACCGCACGGTCAACGGCCGCGAGCTGTTTCGCGCGCTGACCAAACGTTGGCATGGACTGCGGCCCAAGGTGCTGGTGATCTATCTGGCGCAATGCGTCGCGGCGTCGCTCAACGCGGGCGGCACGTTCATCGTCTCGAAGCAGGCGCATATCTACGCGAACTGGCGCTATTGCCTGCGCAAACGTCGTGTGGCCGCCGACTATGACGGCCTGTCGCTCGAGTGCGGCGCGCTCGCGCGCTGGAACGGCTGGTTCGTGCTGGCGCCGCCGTTGCGCTATCTGGCCGAGCATCAAGGCGCCGATACCGGCAATGCGTTGAAGCGCAAACGCTATGCATTGCGAACCGCGCTCACCGCGCAGATCCGCATGAGCGTCGCGACCAGCCGGGCGAACTGA
- a CDS encoding response regulator: MPFRILLVEDDDRLSELVAAYLRKHEYEVETVLHGNDAVPAILKRRPDLVILDVNLPGKDGFQICREAREQFDGVIIMVTARDEQFDEVLGLEFGADDYVHKPVEPRVLLARIKAQLRRVNARTPESAQPEGYVFGKFEINRASRTVKLPDGSLPDLTSAEFDLLWALVSCAGEVVSRDELMRQLRGIEFDGLDRTIDGGISKLRRKLHDDASTPQRIKTVRGKGYQFSKLAWD; the protein is encoded by the coding sequence ATGCCCTTCCGGATACTGCTTGTCGAAGACGATGACCGCCTGTCCGAACTGGTCGCCGCCTATCTGCGCAAACACGAGTACGAAGTCGAAACCGTGCTGCACGGCAACGATGCCGTACCGGCCATTCTCAAGCGCCGCCCGGACCTGGTGATTCTCGACGTCAATCTGCCGGGCAAGGACGGTTTTCAGATTTGCCGCGAGGCGCGCGAGCAGTTCGACGGCGTGATCATCATGGTGACCGCGCGCGACGAGCAGTTCGACGAAGTGCTAGGCCTCGAATTCGGCGCCGACGATTACGTGCACAAACCGGTCGAACCGCGCGTATTGCTCGCGCGCATCAAGGCGCAACTGCGCCGTGTCAACGCGCGCACACCGGAGTCGGCCCAGCCCGAGGGCTACGTGTTCGGCAAGTTCGAGATCAACCGCGCGAGCCGCACGGTCAAGCTGCCGGACGGCAGTCTGCCCGATCTGACGTCGGCGGAATTCGATCTGTTGTGGGCGCTGGTCAGTTGCGCGGGGGAGGTGGTCAGCCGCGACGAACTGATGCGGCAGTTGCGCGGCATCGAATTCGACGGTCTGGACCGCACGATCGACGGCGGCATCTCCAAGCTGCGCCGCAAGCTGCATGACGATGCCAGCACGCCGCAGCGCATCAAAACCGTGCGCGGCAAAGGCTATCAATTCAGCAAGCTGGCGTGGGACTGA
- a CDS encoding alpha/beta hydrolase, whose translation MSASVSPLSRHAVLMIHGLGGTRHDFGTLDRKFEQIGCDVHLPSLPGHGSNPDALSGVTLNDYMKLLSRTYRELLTRYERVDVAGISMGALLALMLSARERMTNGRLILLSPPVFLDGWGGSRLQPLRYLLYCVPGLRHLIRVPEGEPFGIKNARIRNLIRRHLQKGSGVHYPYVPLSAIEQVDWMRFAAKRAMRRVTCETLVMHSEEDEVTSIRSAEFVCDNLASRSVTLVRLTDSYHMITLDNERDTVAQQTMAFVQRAPMLAP comes from the coding sequence ATGTCTGCATCCGTCTCTCCTCTTTCCCGCCATGCCGTGCTGATGATTCACGGCCTGGGCGGCACACGTCATGATTTCGGCACGCTCGATCGCAAGTTCGAGCAGATCGGCTGCGACGTGCATCTGCCGTCGCTCCCCGGGCACGGCTCGAATCCCGACGCGTTGAGCGGCGTGACGCTGAACGACTACATGAAGCTGCTGAGCCGCACGTACCGCGAACTGCTGACGCGCTATGAGCGTGTCGACGTCGCCGGTATTTCGATGGGCGCGTTGCTCGCGTTGATGCTGAGCGCACGCGAACGGATGACCAACGGGCGTTTGATCCTGCTGTCGCCGCCGGTGTTCCTCGACGGCTGGGGCGGTTCGCGCCTGCAGCCGCTGCGCTATCTGCTGTATTGCGTGCCTGGGTTGCGGCATCTGATTCGCGTGCCGGAAGGCGAGCCGTTCGGCATCAAGAACGCACGGATTCGCAACCTGATCCGCCGGCATTTGCAGAAGGGCAGCGGGGTTCATTACCCGTACGTGCCGCTGTCGGCAATCGAACAGGTCGACTGGATGCGTTTCGCGGCGAAGCGCGCGATGCGGCGCGTCACCTGCGAGACGCTGGTGATGCATTCGGAAGAAGACGAAGTGACGAGCATCCGCTCGGCGGAGTTCGTCTGCGACAATCTCGCCAGCCGTTCGGTGACGCTGGTGCGCTTGACCGACAGCTATCACATGATCACACTGGACAACGAACGCGATACGGTAGCGCAGCAAACCATGGCGTTCGTTCAAAGGGCGCCCATGTTGGCGCCGTAG
- a CDS encoding ATP-binding protein codes for MPHRAEPKKLNPYRYCKWRLLRFRRSWTDIRADRIPSWSRLYVRVYTRLLTLTVLVLAFSITTLGLALNSTPSLWQTLMNSRVLLPILIVTLVLPAITTYRWMRPVWLDLVMVRERAIDFTGGRFNTRARESYSVIIGPLARTLNALAERMERLIAAQRELTNGISHELRTPLARVRFALESLREPASAAEYHGALMSIDQDVTELDELIDMSLTYARLEYSSLQSNLEATSLAAWFDSQITDATLLYADKQIVPHKDIDVALRVVMDKRLMSYAMRNLLRNASKYAQSRIMVGLSARHGNVEIYVEDDGAGIPPEERARIFNAFVRLDRQTGGYGLGLAITQQVLRAHHGRIAVTDPATLGGARFELSWPVGTV; via the coding sequence ATGCCACACCGAGCGGAGCCAAAAAAACTCAATCCGTACCGCTACTGCAAGTGGCGTTTGCTTCGTTTCCGCCGCTCGTGGACCGACATCCGGGCCGATCGAATTCCGAGCTGGTCGCGTCTCTATGTACGGGTCTACACGCGTTTGCTGACACTTACGGTGCTCGTGCTGGCGTTCTCGATCACGACACTCGGGCTGGCGCTCAATAGCACGCCGTCGCTCTGGCAAACCTTGATGAATAGCCGGGTGTTGCTGCCTATCCTCATCGTCACGCTGGTGCTGCCGGCCATTACCACCTATCGCTGGATGCGTCCCGTCTGGCTGGATCTGGTGATGGTCCGCGAACGCGCCATCGACTTCACCGGCGGCCGCTTCAACACGCGTGCGCGTGAATCGTATAGCGTCATCATCGGTCCGCTGGCGCGCACGCTGAACGCGCTGGCCGAACGCATGGAACGTCTGATCGCCGCGCAGCGCGAACTCACCAACGGCATCTCCCACGAACTGCGCACGCCGCTGGCGCGCGTGCGTTTTGCGCTGGAGAGCCTGCGCGAACCGGCCTCCGCAGCCGAATATCACGGTGCGTTGATGAGCATCGACCAGGACGTCACGGAGCTCGACGAACTGATCGACATGAGCCTGACTTACGCGCGCCTCGAATACAGCTCGCTGCAATCAAACCTCGAAGCGACCTCGCTGGCCGCCTGGTTCGACAGTCAGATCACCGACGCGACCCTGCTTTACGCGGACAAGCAGATCGTCCCGCACAAGGATATCGACGTCGCGTTGCGGGTGGTGATGGACAAGCGGCTGATGTCGTACGCCATGCGCAATCTGCTGCGCAACGCGAGCAAATACGCGCAGTCGCGCATCATGGTCGGCCTGAGCGCGCGGCACGGCAACGTGGAGATCTACGTGGAAGACGACGGCGCCGGCATACCGCCCGAGGAGCGTGCGCGTATTTTCAATGCGTTCGTGCGGCTCGACCGCCAGACCGGCGGCTACGGCCTCGGGCTCGCCATCACGCAACAGGTGCTGCGCGCGCATCATGGCCGCATTGCCGTGACGGACCCGGCGACCCTGGGCGGCGCGCGCTTCGAACTGAGCTGGCCGGTCGGCACGGTGTGA